A window from Mycobacterium saskatchewanense encodes these proteins:
- a CDS encoding SDR family NAD(P)-dependent oxidoreductase, which translates to MNSIASGTVLLTGPTGGLGRAAALAMARRPAPQRPDLLLVGRPGDALTDVTEETRAAGATAHEIGCDLGRLADVRSAAEAARGLLTAGSVRPLRGLVANAGLGVGDVHQASEDGYELTFAVNYLAHAQLIGDLLDAFDPPARIVLLGSNTYHQNIFRRILHVPPARWTDPIELARPTASDVPSTLERCGIAYSNSKLALLYYAHELQRRVDVDNPGVSVTVFEPGFMPGTGLSRAHGPGMQRVGRIIERIPGVSSPARSGPALASVVLDDRWAHLRGGAFVVKDQEREVKSFAHDPSREARLWQATAELLDSARR; encoded by the coding sequence ATGAATTCGATCGCATCCGGCACCGTCTTGCTCACCGGGCCGACAGGCGGGTTGGGACGGGCCGCGGCGCTCGCGATGGCCCGTCGCCCTGCGCCCCAACGGCCCGACCTGTTGCTCGTCGGCAGGCCCGGCGACGCGCTCACCGACGTCACCGAAGAGACCCGAGCGGCCGGTGCGACCGCACACGAGATCGGCTGCGACCTGGGCCGCCTGGCCGACGTGCGCAGCGCCGCGGAGGCCGCCAGGGGCCTGTTGACGGCGGGCTCGGTGCGCCCGCTGCGCGGCTTGGTGGCCAACGCAGGGCTCGGCGTCGGGGACGTCCACCAGGCGTCCGAGGACGGGTACGAGTTGACCTTCGCCGTGAATTACCTCGCGCACGCGCAGCTGATCGGCGACCTCCTCGACGCGTTCGACCCTCCCGCCCGCATCGTGCTGCTGGGCTCGAACACCTACCACCAGAACATCTTTCGCCGGATATTGCATGTGCCCCCGGCGCGCTGGACCGATCCGATCGAGCTGGCCCGACCCACAGCAAGCGACGTCCCATCGACGCTCGAACGGTGCGGGATCGCCTATTCCAACTCCAAACTCGCCCTGCTGTACTACGCGCACGAACTGCAGCGCCGCGTCGACGTCGACAATCCGGGCGTATCGGTCACGGTGTTCGAGCCGGGCTTCATGCCGGGCACCGGGCTCAGCAGGGCGCACGGGCCCGGCATGCAACGAGTGGGGCGCATCATCGAGCGAATCCCCGGCGTCTCGTCACCGGCCAGATCCGGTCCGGCGCTCGCTTCCGTCGTCCTCGACGACCGCTGGGCGCACTTGAGAGGCGGCGCCTTCGTCGTCAAAGACCAAGAGCGAGAGGTGAAGTCGTTCGCTCACGACCCGTCCCGCGAGGCTCGGCTGTGGCAGGCCACGGCCGAGTTGCTCGACTCGGCGCGGCGTTAG
- a CDS encoding helix-turn-helix transcriptional regulator — protein MTSWEFGRTVRRWRDRVAPTAVGVPVGGRRRASGLRREELAALAGISVDYLTRLEQGRATSPSIQVVEALARALRVSDTERDLLFRLTGRAAPGPGVVSSRVTPSVQRILDRLAHTPVAVYDATWTLLIANAPYDALMGPTTTWRGNERNSLWRNLIGPGTRTVHTAEQRAELEAGLVADLRLTAARYPADQRLKELTRDLAARSPRFAELWESGPPLPHGDPGRHKVIDHPAVGRIALDCDTLIVAADDIRIMIYTAEPGSEDAERLALATVLGTQSLADGTFAGEQT, from the coding sequence ATGACGTCGTGGGAGTTCGGCCGGACGGTGCGCCGCTGGCGCGATCGCGTCGCGCCCACGGCCGTCGGCGTCCCGGTCGGCGGGCGGCGTCGGGCGTCGGGCCTGCGCCGCGAAGAGCTTGCCGCCCTGGCCGGGATCTCGGTGGACTACCTAACGAGGCTCGAACAGGGCCGAGCCACGTCGCCGTCGATTCAGGTCGTCGAGGCGCTCGCGCGCGCATTGCGGGTATCCGACACCGAGCGTGACCTCCTTTTCCGGCTCACCGGGCGTGCCGCCCCCGGACCCGGTGTGGTGTCCTCGCGGGTGACGCCGAGCGTGCAGCGCATCCTCGACCGCCTCGCCCACACCCCGGTCGCCGTCTATGACGCGACCTGGACCCTGCTGATCGCCAATGCGCCGTACGACGCGCTGATGGGCCCGACGACCACCTGGCGAGGGAACGAGCGAAACAGTTTGTGGCGCAACCTGATCGGCCCCGGCACCCGGACCGTTCACACCGCCGAACAGCGGGCCGAACTCGAGGCGGGATTGGTCGCCGACCTGCGCCTGACGGCCGCCCGGTATCCCGCCGACCAGCGGTTGAAGGAGCTGACCCGCGACCTCGCCGCGCGGAGCCCGCGCTTCGCCGAGCTGTGGGAATCCGGGCCCCCGCTCCCGCACGGAGATCCGGGCCGGCACAAGGTGATCGACCACCCCGCCGTCGGGCGCATCGCCCTCGATTGCGACACGCTCATCGTCGCCGCCGACGACATCCGCATCATGATCTACACCGCCGAACCCGGCAGCGAGGACGCCGAACGCCTCGCGCTGGCAACCGTTCTCGGCACACAGTCGTTGGCCGACGGCACGTTTGCCGGCGAGCAGACATAA